A region from the Lolium perenne isolate Kyuss_39 chromosome 4, Kyuss_2.0, whole genome shotgun sequence genome encodes:
- the LOC139839170 gene encoding uncharacterized protein, which yields MTRRALAMSNPDGAERIGSLGFDSNIYYDFKVNFRLHSTRNIRYVKLQSEVKTRIFGSLKALIISASTPGREENDSSDSYIQSTNNGRLMSYLGVAFTDSEGSLPVPDSRRKLPVPPLMEFLHDNLDGDTHKILAWHVATSLCQIRLLEDAGRDQDDLYTLPTSSFGDPDGFAALWPDYTAAATLSNYCVHLVKVALIPDNGLVASKVLDAVGGEARAALRGCRTWKQTHDRLMANAWAPDPTPDGTTIVKIGAQLAVELLRRYGGRDELWRRLSKFWTGYLLYLSASTRASKHQIHLQGRGELTTHLWALLSHAGFLGVNTEHGQLLLDPVDQTFA from the exons ATGACCCGCCGCGCCCTGGCCATGTCAAACCCCGACGGAGCCGAACG GATTGGGAGTTTGGGGTTTGATTCCAACATCTACTACGACTTCAAGGTTAATTTCAGACTTCACTCAACCCGAAACATAAG GTACGTGAAGCTGCAGAGCGAGGTAAAGACGAGGATATTTGGGTCACTGAAGGCCCTGATTATTTCAGCGTCTACTCCAGGCCGGGAAGAGAACGATTCATCAGATTCTTACATCCAGAGTACGAACAACGGCCGCTTGATGTCTTACCTTGGGGTTGCCTTCACCGACTCCGAGGGATCACTACCAGTACCAGACTCTCGAAGAAAACTACCGGTGCCACCCCTCATGGAATTTCTCCACGATAACCTAGACGGAGATACCCACAAGATTCTTGCGTGGCATGTCGCCACGAGCCTCTGCCAGATCCGCCTCCTGGAGGATGCCGGACGCGATCAGGACGACCTCTACACCCTGCCGACGTCGTCCTTCGGGGACCCCGACGGCTTCGCCGCCCTCTGGCCGGACTACACCGCCGCGGCTACGCTGTCCAACTACTGCGTGCATCTGGTCAAGGTGGCGCTGATACCGGACAACGGCCTCGTCGCCAGCAAGGTCCTCGACGCCGTTGGAGGCGAGGCCCGGGCCGCCTTGCGCGGTTGCCGCACGTGGAAGCAGACCCACGACAGGCTCATGGCGAATGCGTGGGCACCTGACCCAACTCCGGATGGCACCACGATCGTGAAGATCGGCGCGCAGCTGGCGGTGGAGCTCCTGAGGAGGTATGGTGGCAGGGACGAGCTCTGGCGGCGCCTGAGTAAGTTCTGGACGGGCTACCTGCTGTACCTTTCGGCGTCCACCAGAGCGTCCAAGCATCAGATACACCTCCAAGGCCGCGGCGAGCTCACCACGCACCTCTGGGCTTTGCTCTCACACGCCGGCTTCCTCGGTGTTAACACCGAGCACGGCCAGCTGCTCCTTGACCCGGTTGACCAGACCTTCGCCTGA
- the LOC139839171 gene encoding uncharacterized protein has protein sequence MASFLEFFRSLPGVIQALFQPDDTTRALSVELWVVVPALLVLVQFGVSSMGPRFAISPQINPGIELLRILSYYSVSYTLGLMKPSVSKQSSESTANDFFQIWAVLIVTMQDSARIGRPYRPKEMTLIDLLASLWSANQLRSQTELYLKVPLWAIWCIHAWRIIWYYISSNAAAGANDDNMKLVSDYMAQSGHTDDDACADTMTGYKYLVVGEDRQEKKIDKPRFRLQLEETRPQELITVDKVWNWSRHSSDDDKLLGRHTDSDNRYKDVCLSFALYKLLRRRFYGISMPEAKDQASRRLVSDAILDNTNDPNYDRVFRLTEVELSFLQDFSYSKHAVVFARGFPYHRQLLSSCMIAAALYLAYAVRDIPSTMMAQDEDGRVARITHGVLITHFLIFIVVFRELLEIWVYVMSQWSKVLVVCHYIRIKLKGSVQNFKVTPLASGEAGVDHVQYQPEAAPLDGGEGGKDHPQGWAWRLRRWIAEKVERIMLRIIVSGLHRWIVVKVARIMFRFIHRGEWDQKIEQHNLLMAARVKTRKSKV, from the coding sequence ATGGCGAGCTTCTTGGAGTTTTTCCGGTCGCTCCCTGGGGTCATCCAAGCGCTGTTCCAGCCTGACGACACTACTCGTGCTCTCAGCGTGGAGCTCTGGGTGGTGGTGCCCGCTTTGCTGGTTCTAGTTCAGTTCGGCGTGAGCTCCATGGGACCCCGGTTCGCGATCTCCCCGCAGATCAATCCCGGCATCGAGCTCTTGCGCATCCTCAGCTACTACTCCGTCAGCTACACCCTCGGGCTCATGAAGCCGTCCGTCTCCAAGCAatcatcggaatcgaccgccaacGACTTCTTCCAGATATGGGCCGTCCTCATCGTCACCATGCAGGACAGCGCCCGCATCGGCCGGCCGTACAGGCCCAAGGAGATGACCCTGATCGACTTGCTCGCCTCGCTGTGGTCTGCCAACCAACTCCGGTCACAGACGGAGCTCTACCTCAAGGTGCCCCTCTGGGCGATCTGGTGCATCCACGCGTGGCGCATCATTTGGTACTACATATCCTCCAACGCCGCCGCTGGGGCCAACGACGACAACATGAAGCTCGTCAGCGACTACATGGCGCAGTCGGGGCATACCGACGACGACGCCTGTGCCGACACCATGACCGGGTACAAGTACTTGGTTGTTGGTGAAGATCGACAGGAAAAGAAGATCGACAAGCCAAGATTCAGGCTGCAGCTGGAGGAGACGCGGCCACAGGAGCTCATCACGGTGGATAAGGTATGGAATTGGAGCCGCCACAGCTCCGACGACGACAAGCTGCTGGGCAGGCACACCGACAGCGACAACAGGTACAAGGACGTGTGCCTCTCCTTCGCCCTGTACAAGCTGCTGCGCCGCCGTTTCTACGGAATCTCCATGCCGGAGGCCAAAGACCAGGCCTCAAGGCGGCTCGTCTCCGACGCCATTCTGGATAACACAAACGACCCCAACTACGACAGGGTGTTCCGCCTGACGGAGGTGGAGCTGTCCTTCCTTCAGGATTTCTCCTACAGCAAGCACGCTGTAGTCTTCGCCCGGGGCTTCCCTTATCATAGGCAGCTGCTGTCGTCGTGTATGATCGCCGCTGCCCTGTACCTGGCATATGCTGTTCGCGACATACCCAGCACGATGATGGCCCAGGACGAGGACGGCCGCGTCGCCAGGATTACTCATGGGGTGCTCATCACCCACTTCCTCATCTTCATCGTCGTATTCAGAGAGCTGTTGGAGATTTGGGTCTATGTCATGTCCCAGTGGAGCAAGGTCTTGGTCGTCTGCCACTACATCAGGATCAAATTGAAAGGAAGTGTTCAAAATTTCAAGGTTACACCACTGGCTAGCGGAGAAGCCGGCGTGGATCATGTTCAGTATCAACCAGAGGCTGCGCCGCTGGATGGTGGAGAAGGGGGCAAGGATCATCCACAGGGGTGGGCGTGGAGGCTGCGCCGCTGGATAGCGGAGAAGGTGGAGAGGATCATGTTGAGGATCATCGTGTCGGGGCTGCACCGCTGGATAGTGGTGAAGGTGGCGAGAATCATGTTCAGGTTCATCCACAGGGGCGAGTGGGATCAAAAGATTGAACAGCACAACCTACTAATGGCGGCTCGCGTTAAAACCCGAAAGAGTAAAGTCTGA